One genomic window of Luteitalea pratensis includes the following:
- a CDS encoding arylsulfatase, translating to MRVLVAYAVLVTGLVALPFAQRTPARQATTAAARPPNVILIHADDLGWGDLSSYGQQKFRTPNIDRLAAEGTRFTQYYSGSTVCAPSRAALMTGMHTGHGRIRGNGELPLEDSDVTMAEVFRARGYRTALVGKWGLGFEGTPGLPERQGFDETFGYLTHQQPHRQYTDRLWKNGAWIEVSPTRDFTSDLFTQAAVDFIDRTANAPFLLYLAYPLPHAELRPPEDAIAPFRGRFPETPYVNAKADATMPVPPYTTSGGYRSQPTPHAAFAGMVTRMDQGVGRVLDALGQRGLDRNTIVIFTSDNGPHREGGADPDFFDSNGPLRGIKRDLYEGGIRVPMLVRWPGTVPAGRVNDTVWAHWDMLPTLAALVGANTPPGLDGVSMREALLSTTTAAGPERTLYWEFHEGGYKRAARRGKWKAVWLDPAQPIELYDLDSDVGETHDLATTQPTIVKQFEAFFATARTPSERWPGK from the coding sequence ATGCGCGTCCTCGTCGCTTACGCCGTCCTCGTGACCGGCCTCGTGGCGCTGCCCTTCGCGCAGCGTACGCCGGCCCGGCAGGCAACGACCGCCGCCGCGCGCCCCCCCAACGTGATCCTCATCCACGCCGACGATCTCGGCTGGGGTGACCTCTCCTCCTACGGGCAGCAGAAGTTCCGCACGCCCAACATCGATCGCCTGGCCGCGGAGGGCACGCGGTTCACGCAGTACTACTCCGGAAGCACCGTCTGTGCGCCGTCGCGGGCTGCCTTGATGACCGGCATGCACACGGGGCACGGCCGGATCCGGGGCAATGGCGAACTGCCTCTCGAAGACAGCGACGTCACGATGGCCGAGGTCTTTCGGGCACGTGGTTATCGCACGGCACTCGTCGGCAAGTGGGGGCTCGGATTCGAGGGCACGCCGGGATTGCCGGAGCGACAGGGCTTCGACGAGACGTTCGGCTATCTCACCCATCAGCAGCCCCATCGCCAGTACACCGATCGGCTCTGGAAGAATGGCGCGTGGATCGAGGTCTCCCCGACTCGCGATTTCACGAGCGACCTGTTCACGCAGGCCGCGGTCGACTTCATCGACCGCACCGCGAACGCACCGTTCTTGCTGTATCTCGCGTACCCGCTGCCCCACGCCGAATTGCGCCCACCCGAGGACGCCATCGCGCCGTTCCGGGGCCGCTTTCCGGAGACGCCGTACGTCAATGCCAAGGCCGACGCCACCATGCCAGTGCCGCCGTACACAACGAGTGGCGGCTACCGATCGCAGCCCACGCCGCACGCGGCCTTTGCCGGCATGGTCACGCGCATGGACCAGGGCGTCGGACGCGTGCTCGACGCGCTCGGTCAGCGCGGGCTCGATCGGAACACCATCGTCATCTTCACGAGCGACAACGGGCCGCACAGGGAAGGCGGCGCCGATCCCGACTTCTTCGACAGCAACGGCCCGCTCCGCGGCATCAAGCGTGACCTCTACGAGGGCGGCATCCGGGTCCCGATGCTGGTGCGCTGGCCGGGCACGGTACCCGCCGGGCGCGTCAATGACACGGTGTGGGCGCATTGGGACATGCTGCCCACGCTGGCCGCGCTGGTCGGCGCCAATACGCCGCCGGGACTCGATGGCGTGTCGATGCGCGAGGCGCTGCTGTCCACGACGACGGCGGCCGGTCCAGAGCGGACGCTGTACTGGGAGTTCCACGAGGGCGGCTACAAGCGCGCCGCGCGCCGCGGCAAGTGGAAGGCCGTCTGGCTCGACCCGGCGCAGCCCATCGAGCTCTACGATCTCGACAGCGACGTCGGCGAGACACACGATCTCGCCACAACCCAACCGACGATCGTGAAGCAGTTCGAGGCCTTCTTCGCCACCGCGCGGACACCGTCGGAACGATGGCCTGGGAAGTAA
- a CDS encoding alpha-N-arabinofuranosidase — MDRRDFLRTTMLASAGMTLAPRATQAADARIDVLLDEPIARIDPNVYGHFVEHLGGVVYDGIWVGEQSRIANTAGIRQALVDRMRRLPKGVIRWPGGCFADSYDWRDGVGPREARPRRTNFWADGMGQRPDGPWKYDTNQFGTNEFVRFVRLCEANPYLAANLRSLPARDFYQWVEYCNSPAGSTTLADLRGKGGSAEPLRVRFWGVGNESWGCGGNLTAEEYAVEYRKFTAWVPRFGQELSFIGSGPNGGDLGWTRGFFSNLTAKGEGALASMWGWGLHHYSWNVSRGATTDWDAGKGDALVYTADEWYEMLAQANQMESLITGHWAVMGEIDRRHRVKLVVDEWGTWHKPGSEVHPSHHLGQQSSIRDALVAGLTLDTFHRHADKVAMANIAQLVNCLQSLFLTDGDKFITTPTYHIFEMYAPHAGAQAVRTQFGAPSVTYDRVREKATVLGLAGSASVSDRTLTLTVVNTHVTEACDATIAVRGGRATAAQAVTLRATNIHAHNTFDRPSEVVPGASAALTAGSGGTLTHRFPPASVTRVTVTLG; from the coding sequence GTGGACCGACGTGACTTCCTGCGAACGACGATGCTGGCAAGCGCGGGCATGACGCTGGCGCCGCGGGCGACACAGGCGGCCGATGCACGCATCGACGTCCTGCTCGACGAGCCCATCGCCCGCATCGATCCCAACGTGTACGGCCACTTCGTCGAACACCTCGGTGGCGTGGTCTACGACGGCATCTGGGTCGGCGAGCAGTCGCGCATCGCCAACACCGCCGGCATCCGGCAGGCGCTCGTGGATCGCATGCGGCGGCTGCCGAAGGGTGTGATCCGGTGGCCCGGAGGCTGCTTCGCCGACAGCTACGACTGGCGCGACGGCGTCGGTCCGCGCGAGGCACGGCCACGGCGGACCAACTTCTGGGCCGACGGCATGGGTCAGCGTCCGGACGGTCCGTGGAAGTACGACACCAACCAGTTCGGCACGAACGAATTCGTGCGGTTCGTGCGCCTGTGCGAGGCCAATCCCTACCTCGCGGCGAACCTGCGCAGCCTGCCCGCGCGCGACTTCTACCAGTGGGTCGAGTACTGCAACTCGCCCGCCGGATCGACGACGCTTGCCGACCTGCGCGGCAAGGGCGGCAGCGCCGAGCCCCTGCGGGTGCGGTTCTGGGGCGTCGGCAACGAAAGCTGGGGGTGCGGCGGCAACCTGACAGCCGAAGAGTATGCGGTGGAGTACCGCAAGTTCACGGCGTGGGTGCCCCGCTTCGGACAGGAGCTGTCGTTCATCGGATCCGGCCCCAACGGCGGCGACCTGGGCTGGACGCGTGGCTTCTTCTCCAACCTGACGGCCAAGGGTGAGGGCGCGCTCGCCAGCATGTGGGGTTGGGGGCTGCACCACTACTCGTGGAACGTCAGCCGCGGCGCCACTACCGACTGGGACGCCGGCAAGGGCGACGCGCTCGTCTACACAGCCGACGAATGGTACGAGATGCTGGCGCAGGCCAACCAGATGGAATCGCTCATCACCGGACATTGGGCCGTCATGGGCGAGATCGACCGTCGTCATCGCGTCAAGCTGGTGGTGGACGAGTGGGGCACGTGGCACAAGCCCGGATCCGAGGTGCATCCCTCCCACCACCTCGGCCAGCAGTCCAGCATCCGCGACGCGCTGGTCGCCGGCCTCACGCTCGATACGTTCCATCGCCATGCCGACAAGGTGGCGATGGCCAACATCGCGCAGCTCGTGAACTGCCTGCAGTCGCTGTTCCTCACAGACGGCGACAAGTTCATCACCACGCCCACGTACCACATCTTCGAGATGTACGCGCCGCACGCTGGCGCGCAGGCCGTGCGCACCCAGTTCGGGGCTCCGTCGGTCACCTACGACCGCGTGCGGGAAAAGGCCACCGTCCTCGGGCTGGCCGGGTCGGCATCGGTGAGCGACCGGACACTCACGCTCACGGTCGTCAACACGCACGTCACCGAGGCGTGCGACGCGACGATTGCCGTGCGTGGCGGGCGCGCCACCGCCGCGCAGGCCGTCACGCTGAGGGCCACGAACATCCATGCGCACAACACCTTCGATCGTCCGTCGGAGGTCGTACCCGGCGCCTCGGCGGCGCTGACAGCTGGCAGCGGGGGCACCCTGACGCACCGCTTCCCACCGGCGTCGGTCACGAGGGTCACTGTCACGTTGGGCTGA
- a CDS encoding DUF2157 domain-containing protein: MTSSAPDPLDRAATPAHIDFVLDAIGVPDAARGQVRAMASRTPSKAEWRGFLASALLLLGAGLVLSGVISFFAFNWATLGRFAKMGLAAAMSACAAAALRRPETLLSRVLLSAAAVLLGALLAVYGQTYQTGADPWGLFATWALLILPWAVAACFTPLWLLVVGLIDTAHVLYLAQVRQGGHWELTLVLGVVAVHVLGVMAWEAQFLRHEPWLRDQWGARVLLVTALALLLGPSLAIVISPDWRSPLGPVSVVALTFVVVATGLFYRLVRPDTFMLTAAAGTVMTLLTTVMGRLFIVRLDLGILGMFMMTGVIILEVTLVVSWLRQRGREDTA, from the coding sequence GTGACCTCATCCGCTCCTGACCCGCTCGATCGCGCCGCGACGCCTGCGCACATCGACTTCGTGCTCGACGCGATTGGCGTCCCGGATGCCGCGCGCGGCCAGGTGAGGGCGATGGCATCGCGCACGCCGAGCAAGGCCGAATGGCGGGGTTTCCTGGCTTCCGCGCTGCTGCTGCTCGGCGCAGGCCTGGTGCTCTCCGGTGTGATCTCGTTCTTCGCGTTCAACTGGGCCACGCTCGGGCGCTTCGCCAAGATGGGCCTCGCGGCGGCGATGAGCGCATGCGCAGCGGCCGCATTGCGGCGGCCGGAGACGCTGCTGTCGCGCGTGCTGCTGTCGGCCGCGGCGGTGCTCCTCGGTGCCCTCCTTGCCGTGTACGGGCAGACCTACCAGACAGGTGCGGACCCCTGGGGCCTGTTTGCGACGTGGGCGCTGCTGATCCTGCCGTGGGCCGTCGCCGCCTGTTTCACGCCGCTCTGGCTCCTGGTCGTCGGCCTGATCGATACCGCCCATGTCCTGTACCTGGCGCAGGTCCGTCAGGGTGGCCACTGGGAGCTGACGCTCGTCCTCGGCGTGGTCGCGGTGCACGTGCTCGGCGTGATGGCTTGGGAAGCACAGTTTCTGCGTCATGAGCCCTGGCTCCGTGACCAGTGGGGGGCTCGCGTGCTGCTGGTCACGGCGCTCGCCCTGCTGCTCGGGCCCAGCCTCGCCATCGTCATCTCGCCTGACTGGCGCAGCCCGCTCGGTCCCGTGTCCGTCGTGGCGCTCACGTTCGTCGTCGTGGCCACCGGCCTGTTCTATCGTCTCGTGCGGCCCGACACCTTCATGCTGACCGCCGCCGCCGGTACCGTGATGACGCTGCTCACGACGGTCATGGGACGCCTGTTCATCGTCCGGCTCGACCTCGGCATCCTGGGCATGTTCATGATGACCGGCGTGATCATCCTGGAAGTGACGCTCGTGGTCTCGTGGCTGCGGCAGCGTGGTCGGGAGGACACGGCATGA
- a CDS encoding DUF4401 domain-containing protein has product MMPVVSIRSVLAEAIDKDLVPADAHERASAALHGAAQDHLPWYLRVLIGGGAWVGAWFLLGTVLGLVGLAIGQRIDAVALLLGLALMPAGVALRTAARSELQRQSALVSVLTGQLLLVGGLGALSESMTLAAAATIISSAVLIALFDDGVYRFGATLAIVTAILIVAFDKRLPYAMGLVTATTACMPVLIWRTSPDLQALHRHLDPVAWACATAACGLLALQAIIDAVTGSAGISPAFIQLLLPRAWPLTFVFVMLLVWLAVQVARDHGAAPTDPAAAVAIGGAIAIGGLTLSTPAVSGALLLVMLGFDRRRSGLVGLAALFLGGFLGIYYYSLALSLLQKSAVLVASGAVCLAAAAFFRARAAEVSA; this is encoded by the coding sequence ATGATGCCTGTCGTCTCGATTCGCAGCGTACTGGCCGAAGCCATCGACAAGGACCTGGTGCCAGCCGACGCACACGAACGCGCGAGCGCAGCGCTCCATGGTGCAGCGCAGGACCATTTGCCGTGGTACCTGCGCGTGCTCATCGGGGGAGGGGCCTGGGTTGGTGCGTGGTTCCTGCTGGGCACCGTGCTCGGACTCGTGGGGCTTGCGATCGGGCAGCGCATCGATGCCGTCGCGCTGTTGCTGGGCCTGGCACTGATGCCTGCCGGCGTTGCGCTTCGCACCGCCGCGCGAAGCGAACTGCAGCGGCAGTCGGCGCTCGTGAGCGTGCTCACGGGTCAGTTGCTCCTGGTCGGCGGCCTGGGCGCGCTCTCCGAATCGATGACGCTGGCGGCGGCGGCGACCATTATCTCTTCGGCGGTACTCATCGCTCTCTTCGACGACGGCGTCTACAGGTTCGGCGCGACGCTCGCCATCGTCACCGCGATCCTGATCGTGGCCTTCGACAAGCGGCTACCCTACGCGATGGGGCTGGTGACCGCGACGACGGCGTGCATGCCGGTGCTGATCTGGCGCACCTCACCGGACCTGCAGGCACTCCATCGCCATCTCGATCCGGTGGCGTGGGCCTGTGCCACGGCTGCTTGCGGGCTGCTCGCGCTGCAGGCCATCATCGACGCGGTGACCGGCTCGGCCGGCATCTCACCGGCATTCATCCAGTTGCTGCTGCCCAGGGCGTGGCCATTGACGTTCGTGTTCGTGATGCTGCTGGTGTGGCTGGCGGTGCAGGTCGCACGTGATCATGGTGCGGCACCGACCGATCCAGCAGCTGCGGTGGCCATCGGTGGAGCCATTGCCATCGGTGGGCTCACGCTGTCGACGCCAGCGGTATCGGGCGCGCTTCTCCTCGTCATGCTCGGCTTCGATCGCCGGCGCAGCGGGCTTGTTGGCCTCGCCGCGCTGTTCCTGGGCGGGTTCCTCGGGATCTACTACTACAGCCTGGCCCTGTCGCTCCTGCAGAAGTCGGCCGTGCTCGTCGCCAGCGGCGCCGTCTGCCTGGCGGCCGCCGCGTTCTTCCGGGCTCGCGCCGCCGAGGTTTCCGCGTGA
- a CDS encoding GDYXXLXY domain-containing protein — MIRRVLIVVGLIASIGLIAWEVSKKERLLASGETLLLELAPVDPRSLVQGDYMRLDYAIARQWPHDGSWPSDGSLIVATDDEGVAQFRRRDLGEPLTTGEHRLTYRIRKGRLQVGVDAFYFQEGLAATYQPARYGEMRAATDGTSLLVGLRDAERRPLGITRGQ, encoded by the coding sequence GTGATCCGGCGAGTCCTGATCGTCGTCGGCCTGATCGCATCGATTGGGCTCATCGCATGGGAGGTGTCGAAGAAGGAACGCCTCCTCGCGTCCGGCGAGACGTTGCTGCTCGAGCTCGCGCCGGTGGATCCGCGGTCCCTGGTACAGGGCGACTACATGCGCCTCGACTACGCCATCGCACGCCAGTGGCCGCACGACGGCTCGTGGCCCAGCGACGGTTCGCTGATCGTCGCCACCGATGACGAAGGTGTCGCGCAATTTCGCCGCCGCGATCTGGGCGAGCCACTCACGACTGGTGAGCACAGGCTGACCTATCGGATTCGCAAGGGCCGCCTGCAGGTCGGTGTCGATGCCTTCTACTTCCAGGAGGGGCTCGCCGCCACGTACCAGCCAGCGCGGTACGGCGAGATGCGTGCGGCCACCGACGGCACGTCGCTGCTGGTGGGACTCAGAGACGCCGAACGCAGGCCGCTCGGCATCACGCGCGGCCAGTAA
- a CDS encoding amidase, with product MTVDRRSFTMAVLSAAGATYFGKADAVGAQTPATPAAGAPPLPATPAPAPLALGNGEPLASQFQPWPGGTGALLERLVRERGVAAFARAPHVPPAWSGTMPAEDEDLAFLPAHRLSALLRARKLTSTRLTEIYLARLQRLNPTLNCVVTLLETQALAEARKADTEIAAGRYRGPLHGVPYGLKDLFSTRGIRTTWGVPDFKDRVIDEDAEIVVRLRDAGAVLVAKLSTGIFAQNDQWFGGRTNNPWNLSQGSSGSSAGPSSAVAAGCVAFAIGTETQGSIVSPAIRCGITALRPTFGRVSRFGGMVLAWSHDRVGPMCRTAEDCAMVFSVLHGVDEKDPSTVTTPFRFDRRVDLTRLRVGVDPDAPKELVEKLRALGLAPREIGPRPSVPGVGGGNLGVESAAAMDAYVQRKAKETGLDLAALPPTPVPTPQASADNPMAPADWNPRFVNGRVPRAFDVLQVQRRRQVLVRQWGDFMRDLDMFIGGPSADVSANAQTGHPCVVFPYAFGVPPSRPSGARVPNDPPPPVLQPQPVCATIVGGLYNDDLILAVAHRFQEATDFHARRPAL from the coding sequence ATGACCGTTGATCGCCGCTCGTTCACGATGGCCGTCCTGTCCGCTGCCGGAGCCACGTACTTCGGCAAGGCAGATGCCGTGGGTGCGCAGACGCCTGCGACGCCAGCGGCGGGGGCCCCACCACTACCGGCCACACCCGCGCCCGCTCCGCTCGCGCTCGGCAATGGCGAGCCACTCGCGAGCCAGTTCCAGCCGTGGCCCGGTGGAACCGGCGCACTGCTCGAACGTTTGGTGCGTGAGCGCGGCGTTGCCGCCTTCGCACGCGCACCGCACGTGCCGCCCGCGTGGAGCGGAACGATGCCGGCCGAGGACGAGGACCTCGCGTTTCTTCCTGCGCATCGCCTCTCCGCACTGCTGCGCGCGCGCAAGCTCACCTCCACACGGCTCACGGAGATCTACCTCGCGCGCCTGCAACGCCTCAACCCGACGCTGAACTGCGTCGTGACGCTGCTCGAGACGCAGGCGCTCGCCGAGGCACGCAAGGCCGATACGGAGATCGCCGCCGGCCGCTATCGAGGGCCACTGCACGGCGTGCCGTACGGCCTCAAGGACCTCTTCTCGACCCGGGGCATTCGCACCACCTGGGGCGTGCCCGACTTCAAGGATCGGGTCATCGACGAGGACGCGGAGATCGTCGTGCGCCTTCGGGACGCCGGCGCGGTCCTGGTCGCGAAGCTGTCGACAGGCATCTTCGCGCAGAACGATCAATGGTTCGGCGGCCGCACCAACAATCCGTGGAACCTGTCGCAAGGGTCGAGCGGGTCGTCAGCGGGACCGTCTTCGGCGGTCGCCGCCGGCTGTGTCGCGTTCGCGATTGGCACGGAGACGCAAGGATCGATCGTGTCACCGGCGATCCGCTGCGGCATCACTGCGCTGCGGCCGACGTTTGGCCGTGTCAGTCGATTCGGCGGCATGGTGCTGGCCTGGTCGCACGACCGCGTCGGGCCGATGTGCCGCACTGCCGAGGACTGCGCGATGGTCTTCAGTGTGCTGCACGGCGTCGACGAGAAAGACCCGTCGACGGTGACGACGCCGTTCCGCTTCGACCGCCGCGTCGATCTCACGCGGCTCCGCGTCGGCGTCGATCCGGATGCGCCGAAGGAACTGGTGGAGAAGTTGCGTGCGCTCGGCCTGGCGCCGCGCGAGATCGGCCCACGCCCGTCGGTGCCCGGCGTTGGCGGCGGCAATCTCGGCGTCGAGTCCGCTGCGGCCATGGACGCCTACGTGCAGCGCAAGGCGAAGGAGACCGGCCTCGACCTGGCAGCGCTGCCACCGACGCCGGTGCCGACACCGCAGGCGTCGGCCGACAACCCGATGGCTCCCGCGGACTGGAACCCGCGCTTCGTGAACGGCAGGGTGCCGAGGGCGTTCGACGTCCTGCAGGTCCAGCGCCGCCGCCAGGTGCTCGTGCGCCAGTGGGGGGACTTCATGCGCGACCTGGACATGTTCATCGGCGGGCCATCGGCCGACGTGTCCGCCAATGCGCAGACCGGACACCCCTGTGTGGTGTTCCCGTACGCCTTTGGTGTGCCGCCGTCACGGCCGTCCGGGGCGCGCGTGCCGAACGATCCGCCACCGCCAGTGCTCCAGCCCCAGCCCGTCTGCGCGACGATCGTCGGCGGCCTCTACAACGACGACCTGATTCTCGCCGTCGCGCACCGGTTCCAGGAAGCCACGGATTTCCACGCCCGCCGGCCGGCGCTGTGA
- a CDS encoding exodeoxyribonuclease III, whose amino-acid sequence MKVATWNVNGIRARGGQVEQWLDAERPDVMCLQEIKASHEQVPMTLAARDDYWTCWHGSGGYSGVALLVHRDLAGAECAAAHPAFDFEYRVASVTRGDLEVLTVYVPNGGKDLPGKMQFLEALGNHVAEAHRDGRRLLVCGDLNVALTDLDLHPKERKANAIGQRPDERALLQRVIDLGLTDVQRTLHPGEEGLFTWWAPWRNLRQRNVGWRIDYVLATASLGATATRAECQREFGTSDHAPLVVEFA is encoded by the coding sequence ATGAAGGTCGCGACCTGGAATGTCAACGGTATCCGCGCCCGCGGCGGGCAGGTCGAGCAATGGCTCGACGCCGAGCGGCCGGACGTGATGTGCCTGCAGGAGATCAAGGCATCGCACGAACAGGTGCCGATGACGCTGGCGGCGCGTGACGACTACTGGACCTGCTGGCACGGATCGGGTGGGTACTCTGGCGTGGCGCTGCTGGTCCATCGCGATCTCGCCGGCGCCGAGTGTGCCGCCGCGCACCCGGCATTCGACTTCGAGTACCGGGTGGCCAGCGTGACGCGGGGCGATCTCGAAGTCCTGACCGTGTATGTGCCCAATGGCGGCAAGGACCTGCCAGGGAAGATGCAGTTCCTCGAGGCGCTCGGCAACCACGTGGCCGAGGCGCACCGCGATGGCCGGCGGCTCCTGGTGTGCGGCGACCTGAACGTGGCGTTGACCGACCTCGACCTGCATCCGAAGGAACGCAAGGCCAACGCGATCGGGCAGCGGCCGGACGAGCGCGCGCTGCTGCAGCGTGTGATCGACCTCGGACTCACCGACGTGCAGCGGACGCTGCATCCCGGCGAGGAAGGGCTGTTCACCTGGTGGGCGCCCTGGCGCAACCTTCGCCAGCGCAACGTCGGCTGGCGCATCGACTACGTGCTCGCCACCGCGTCGCTCGGGGCCACCGCGACGCGCGCCGAGTGCCAGCGCGAGTTCGGCACGAGCGACCACGCGCCGCTGGTCGTCGAGTTCGCCTGA
- a CDS encoding M1 family metallopeptidase gives MTAAPLAPDVHSFARPAEARVTHVALELQADFTAHRLGGRATLTFVRRPDVRQLVLDTRGLEIRQVQDERQQPLTFRLEPPVEHLGQALVIALPASGDRVVVEYRTSPEAAALQWLTPAQTAGRIHPYLYSQGEAILTRTWIPTQDSPAIRQTYEASITVPRPLSVVMSAEMTTPNGTDAGNGLRAYKFKMDQPVPPYLIAIAAGDIAFKSLGPRTGVYTEPTMIERSAHELEDLEKMVAAAETLGGPYRWGRYDVLVLPPSFPFGGMENPRLTFATPTILAGDKSLVSLLAHELAHSWSGNLVTNATWGDFWLNEGFTTYFENRIMEALYGKDRALMLASLGRNELMREMADLPPADTKLSLDLKGRDPDIGMNAVAYEKGAALVRTIEQAVGRDRFDPWLRGYFNRHAFTSITTQEFVADLQQELIRGDTSLRDALNLPAWLDQPGLPPNAAPVQSPAFAPVEGEARRFAQGATASSLVVSGWTPQQWQHLLEQLRTVTLTPAQLRDLDATFRLSASGNSEILFAWLRVAVARQYAPAVPALERFLTAQGRRKFLRPLYEDLMQTPWGQPIARRVYAAARSSYHAVSTQTIDTIVK, from the coding sequence ATGACCGCTGCCCCGCTCGCGCCAGACGTCCACTCCTTTGCCAGGCCCGCGGAGGCGCGGGTCACGCACGTCGCGCTGGAGCTGCAGGCCGACTTCACGGCCCACAGGCTCGGCGGTCGGGCGACGTTGACCTTCGTCCGTCGCCCCGATGTGCGCCAACTCGTGCTCGACACGAGGGGCCTCGAGATCCGGCAGGTGCAGGACGAGCGTCAGCAGCCCCTCACCTTCCGGCTCGAACCACCCGTCGAACACCTCGGGCAAGCGCTGGTGATCGCACTGCCAGCCAGTGGCGACCGCGTCGTGGTGGAGTACCGCACCAGCCCAGAGGCCGCCGCGCTGCAGTGGCTGACGCCGGCGCAGACGGCCGGGCGCATTCATCCGTACCTCTATTCACAGGGCGAGGCGATCCTGACCCGCACGTGGATCCCGACGCAGGACAGTCCGGCGATCCGGCAGACCTACGAGGCGTCCATCACCGTTCCGCGTCCACTGTCCGTCGTCATGTCGGCGGAGATGACGACACCGAACGGCACCGATGCCGGCAACGGCCTGCGTGCCTACAAGTTCAAGATGGACCAGCCGGTGCCGCCTTACCTGATTGCGATCGCAGCCGGGGACATCGCCTTCAAATCGCTCGGTCCACGCACCGGTGTCTACACCGAGCCGACGATGATCGAGCGCTCGGCGCATGAGCTCGAGGACCTCGAGAAGATGGTCGCGGCCGCCGAGACGCTGGGCGGTCCCTATCGCTGGGGACGCTACGACGTGCTCGTGCTGCCGCCGTCGTTCCCGTTCGGCGGAATGGAGAACCCGCGGCTGACGTTTGCCACGCCGACGATTCTGGCCGGAGACAAGTCGCTCGTCTCGCTGCTGGCGCACGAACTCGCGCATTCGTGGTCGGGCAACCTCGTCACCAACGCCACGTGGGGTGACTTCTGGCTGAACGAGGGCTTCACGACCTACTTCGAGAATCGGATCATGGAGGCGCTGTACGGCAAGGACCGCGCCCTCATGCTCGCGTCACTCGGGCGCAACGAGCTGATGCGCGAGATGGCGGACCTGCCGCCCGCAGACACGAAGCTCTCGCTCGACCTGAAAGGACGCGACCCGGACATCGGCATGAACGCGGTGGCGTACGAGAAGGGGGCGGCGCTCGTCCGGACGATCGAGCAGGCGGTGGGCCGGGATCGTTTCGACCCATGGTTGCGCGGGTACTTCAACCGGCACGCGTTCACGTCGATCACGACGCAGGAGTTCGTTGCCGACCTGCAGCAGGAACTGATTCGAGGAGACACGTCCCTGCGCGATGCGTTGAACCTGCCGGCGTGGCTCGATCAGCCCGGACTGCCACCCAACGCAGCGCCCGTGCAGTCGCCGGCGTTCGCGCCGGTCGAGGGCGAGGCGCGGCGCTTCGCCCAGGGCGCCACCGCATCCTCGCTCGTGGTGTCGGGATGGACGCCGCAGCAATGGCAGCACCTGCTCGAACAGTTGCGCACGGTGACCCTCACACCGGCGCAATTGCGCGATCTCGACGCCACGTTCCGCCTCAGCGCGTCCGGCAACAGCGAGATCCTGTTTGCCTGGCTCAGGGTAGCCGTGGCGCGCCAGTACGCCCCTGCCGTGCCCGCGCTCGAGCGCTTCCTCACCGCGCAGGGGCGTCGCAAGTTCCTGCGCCCCCTGTACGAAGACCTCATGCAGACTCCGTGGGGCCAGCCCATCGCTCGGCGTGTGTATGCCGCCGCGCGCAGTTCCTACCACGCCGTGTCGACCCAGACGATCGACACGATCGTGAAATGA